From a single Terriglobales bacterium genomic region:
- the ndk gene encoding nucleoside-diphosphate kinase — protein sequence MKTLERTLSIIKPDAVGKNAVGDILGTLEARGFRIIGMKMIEITKEQAEGFYAVHAGKPFYDSLTRFMSSGPIVVLALEKENAIADLREIMGATNPAHAKEGTIRKKWAANIEHNAIHGSDAEDTARFELSYFFAGYELAR from the coding sequence ATGAAGACGCTGGAACGCACGCTTTCCATCATCAAGCCCGACGCCGTAGGGAAAAACGCGGTGGGCGACATTCTGGGCACGCTCGAGGCCCGGGGCTTCCGCATCATCGGCATGAAGATGATTGAAATCACCAAGGAGCAGGCCGAGGGCTTCTACGCGGTGCACGCGGGCAAGCCCTTCTACGATTCGCTGACCCGGTTCATGTCCAGCGGGCCCATCGTGGTGCTGGCGCTGGAGAAGGAGAACGCCATCGCCGACCTGCGCGAGATCATGGGCGCTACCAACCCGGCCCACGCCAAGGAAGGCACCATCCGCAAGAAATGGGCGGCGAACATCGAGCACAACGCCATCCACGGCTCCGACGCCGAGGACACGGCCCGCTTCGAGCTGAGCTACTTCTTCGCGGGATACGAGCTGGCGCGATAG